The window TCCGGGTCATCGAGGATTTCGTACGCATCCGCACCGAGGGAATCGTGCTTATCTACTCCTGCCTGCCGGCAGCGACGACCCGGGACTCTTTCACCGAAATCCCCTTTGTCCATGTCGACCCTCAGGATATGAGGCAGGTCCCCAGCGTGGCCTTGGATCGTCCGAAAGCAATGACCCGGCTATTCGATCATCTCTTTGAGCTTGGGCACCGACGCTTTGCGCTAATGGGTGTGAGCCGAAAAGACAGATGGCGCGGGCCTGCTCTCGAGCGGCGAGCCCAGGAGGTTGGGCTGGATCCAGATTGCTGCTTCGAGGAATTACCCAAGTTCACCAAGGACAGCTCCATCTCCCAAGGCCGAGCGTTGGTTGAGAGGTATCTGCGGAACAACCCCGATCCGGCGACAGCCTTTATTGCTCTGGACGATGTCACAGCCATCGGAGTCACCGAGGGCATCCGACGCCTTGGCTATCGTGTTCCCGAGGATTTCTCCGTCACGGGCTTTGATCATCTGGAGATCGGACAGGAACTCACTCCTTCACTAACCACCATCGAGCAGGAATCGCAGGAAATGATGGACGCGGTGGGCAAACTCCTGCTTCAGGAAATCTCCAATAAGCGGTCCGCTCCGAGCCTCCATCTCGTCGAGCCACGCATCGTGCTCGGACAATCCACCGGACCAGTGCGTTCGCACCGGCTCCACTCGCTCACGTAGCGGCGACGTTTTTTGTTGCTTTCGCGCGATTTTCGCTCAAATTGCTACACGTATCGCATTTCCCTCATGAAAATCCCCCATCTCCTTCTCCTCCTGTCTGCCACGCTCCTGACTGTCACAACTACCCCGGCCGCCGTGGTGGTAACGACGAGCACATCCCTTCCCTCCGACGTGGTCTTCAGTAATGTCGCCACATCGACCAACACCACGATCTCGTGGTACAATACGGTCAACTCGACCGAGCGAGAAATCGCCCAGAGCTTCCAGGCGACTTCGAGCTTCACGCTCGACTCGATCACGATGCTCCTGAATGACTCCGGATCGGCGGTGGGCAACGGGTCAGGCACTGGAACCACGAACACGCAGGGCGCGACTTTCACGGTGACGATCTACTCTTCGACGACAAACCGCTTTGACCTGTCGAGCACGATACAGATGGTCTCCAGCCAGACCGGCACGCTGCCGACAACTGGATTCACCGGGGCGAATGTGCGAGGCAACTACATCACCTTTGACCTCGGCAGCAATGTCGCACTCACCAGCGGCTTGTATTACGCCTTCGCGTTTTCCTTCCCCACGGCGGCCACCGACCGCAGCCTGCAATTTGTGGTCAATGGCAATACGCTGTCCACCACAGGCTACGCCTATACGTTCACCAACTCGGCGTCTTCTCCCGGATCATGGACGGCCAATGGTGGTAATGACTACGCCTTTTACCTCTCGGCCGTACCGGAACCCGGAGCCTTCGCGCTGGCTGGCCTGGGAATGCTGTTGCTGCTGATCCGCCGCCGACGCAGCATGGTCCACTGAGCATCCAGCCTTCGCACGATCCGGCGCCTCCCCCCGGGAACACTCTGATGAAGAAGCCCCTCACCTTTATCCTGCTGCTCGCACTCTCCGGAGCCTGCGTCTCCGCCGACGAGGCCTTTGACCTGAAGGCGGCGCTGGCAACGATGCAGAGAAAGGGGGAAAAATCCCTCAAAGTCCCTGCCGGAACGTATCGCCTGCCCGAGGCGGGACTCGCTCTCAGCGGGCTAACCGATGTCACGCTGGACCTGAGCGGTGTGACTCTCATCGCCACCTCTTTTGACCGACCGGCATTGAATCTGATGGATTGCCGCAACGTTACCATCAAAGGTCTCACCGTAGATTACGATCCGCTGCCTTTTACCCAAGGGTCCGTGACGGCGGTGAATCGCGAGGCGCGCACGGTCGAGTTTGCCGTACACGAGGGTTATCCATCGCTCACCAGTGAGTATCTGGTCACTCGCTTCCATCTCTTTGAGAAGCAGGAGCATCGCTGGAAGAAAGATGCGCCCGACTATTACGTGTCCAGGACCGAGCGCATCGACGACCGGCACGGGAGGTTCGTCTTCGGACCAGATTCCCCGGGACTGGATCGGATCGAAGTCGGTGATCGGGTCGCGCTAAACATCCGAGAGGCCCCTGCCATCTCGATCTCCTCGGGAACCAGCGGAACGGTGATGGAGGATTGCACGATCCACGCCAGCCCGGGGTTGGGAGTGATCATCCGTTTCGCCGAAGACTCGGGGACCTACCGGCGTTTGAAAATCCTGCCGGGACCTCGTCCTGCCGGAGCCACAGAACCCCGTCTCCTCTCAACCTGCGCCGATGGACTCAACGCCGCCTACACAAGGAAGGGTCCGGTGCTGGAGGACTGCGAGTTTGCCTACATGGGGGACGATTCCCTCAATGTGCATGGCACGATCCTTCCGGTCCTGGAGGTTTATGAGGATGGAAGCTTCCTCTCGGTGCGTCCGCAAAAAGGAGAAGTCTTTGACCTCGTGGTAAAGCCCGACGACGACCTGCATTTCCTGCAAGCTCCGACCTATGCGATCACAGGTCGCAGCAAGATCGCATCCTTCGAGCGAGTCGCGGGCGACTCCGATCAATGGCGGGCTCAGGCTCGGAAAATCTGGCCGACATTTGGAAGCAAGGGTGAAATGACCTTCTTTCGCGTGCGCCTTCAATCCCCTTCGGGAGAGGCGAAGCCGGGGATGTTCTTTGAGATCCCAGCGACGGCGGCGGGAGGGTATGTGGTGCGCGACTGCTATTTTCACGATCATCGGGCTCGCGGCCTGCGCCTGATGGGCGGCGACGGGCTGGTGGAGAACAACCGCTTCGAACGGATCAAGGGCGTCGCCATCAGCATCGGCCCGTCCTTCGCCTTCTGGCGCGAGGCCGGCTGGTGCCGCAACGTCACGATCCGGAAAAACGAAATCCATGACGTGGGCGAAGGGACAAATCTCCGCCTGCCCGACAGCTACACCGTCGGGGCCATCTCGGTCATCGCCCGGGTGGACCCTACGCCCGGAGGCAGGATCGATTACTTCCCGGGCAATGAGGACATCCTGATCGAGGGCAATACCATCGACGGCAGCTCCGTGGGGGCGATCCAGATCTGCGCGGCGAAAAACACCACGGTAAAAGACAATATCATCCGCAATGTCTGCCTTGCCCATGCGACGGACGCAGGCCGCGAATATGGTCTCCTCTCGGGCCGCCCCATCGATGTCACCCAGGCGGAAGTCGAACTCGAAAACAATCAACTCCCTCCCACCCAGCCATGAAACGCCTCACACTCGCCATCGCGCTCGGCCTCCTCAGTCTGCCAGCGAGCCTCCTTGCCATCGATACCGCAACAACGAAGGTCGTCAGCGGTGATCCGCCGCTGCAGCGCAATGTCAGCCAGGGGGAGGCCGGTGACGCCAAGGGCATGGGATGGCGCTGGACCGCATCGGGCGGACGCCGCGACATGGGGCAGATCTTTGAAGTAAAGACCGCCTTCGAAGCTCGCGACCTGGCTCTGCAGATCGCGGCGGGAGTGGACGCACAGGAGTTCGACCGACCATTCCGCCTCTCATTCTTTGAGGTTCCGGAAGGCATCACGCCGCGCGGCGAACCCATTGCCGCCCTGGAAGGAACGGTGCCGCCAAAGGGACAGGCTCCGCGCAAGGGCTCGTGGGTGGTTATTTCCTTCGATCCCATCGCCTTCAAACCGGGGCGTTATGCGTTCCTGCTGGAGTTTCTCGATGAGGGGACCGATGGCCAGGCCATCACGCTCGCCGTGGGCGATCCTGCCTCGGCAGCCCAGCCAGGATTCCTGAGAACCCCGGAAGAGGGCTACAAAAAGGGCTTCCCGCTGTACTTCATCCTCTCTTCTGGACAAAAGACTGCCTCAGCGGTTCCGGTTCCCGCCCCGGCTGAGCGACGCACGCTGGTGGTTGACCAAAAGACCGGCCAGCCCTTTGCTTCCATCACCGCCGCGGTGAAAGAAGCCCGACCGGGCGACACGATCCAGCTCGCCAAGGGCTCCGGCCCTTACCGCGAAGTGCTGCACATCAGTCAGTCCGGGCTTCCGGATGCGCCCATCGTCTTTGATGGCAACGGCGAGGTGATCACTGGCTTTGCGCCTCTGGAAGGTTTCCGCGAAGCCGACGGGCAGACACTATGTCCGTTGCCCGTACCTTTTCCCTGTGTGCTGACCTATCAGGGAGAGAGGCTCGTGCAGGATGCAGCCACAGGCCAGTTCACCAAATGGGCGCGCCTGTCCGACGACGGCAAGTCGCTCATTCTACTGCCAGGAACCAAGACGTCGGGGTGGGAGGTTTCGGTGCGCGACTTTGTGGTGCAGGTTCTTAACGCCTCGCACCATGTTTATCGCAACATCCGGGCGTCAGGATCACTGAATGATGGATTCAATCTCCATGGCACGGGCACGGATCTGGTATTCAAAAACATCGAGGGCTTTCAGAATCTCGACGAGGGCTTTTCGGCCCACGACCAGATCGCCTGCCGGATCGATGACGGGCAGTTCTGGGAAAACGACAACGGCATCGGCAATGTCGCCCGCTCCTCGATGGAGGCGGCAAATATCCGCTGCCATTCCAATCTCGGCTGGGGGCTGTGGCTGCGGGAATGCAGCGCCGACTTGAAAAACGTGCGCGCCTGGGACAATGGAGCAGCGCAGATCTGTTTTGATATCAACAGTCAGGCGGCATGTGCAGATGTGCGGTTCACTGATCCCAACCGCTCGGCCCGCCCCTGGATCAGCTACAAGGAGACACGCCAGATCGCAACGCAGCCCGCTTATGTAAAGGTTGGGAGCGCTGCTGTTACCGGCGAACCACCGTCCCCCGTCACCGCCGAACACGTCACCTCGCGATGAAGACCCATTTTCTCCGTCGAGCCTGGAGCAGGAGCGGCTTCACGCTGATCGAGCTCCTGGTAACGATCTCCATCATCGGCGTGCTTGCGACCCTAATCCTCGGAGCGTCCACCGCCGCACGCAAGCGGGCGGATACCGCCGTATGCCTTTCCAATCTGCGGCAGCAGAGTGCTGTCTTTGCGATTTATGCAGCGGAGAACGATGGCAGCCTGCCTGCCGCCCTGGGCAACGTCGACCCCTACAACAGCGGCACCCTCGTGTCCTGGATGATGGTCGTGCAGTACTACGCGCAGATGAATTTCCCCAAGGACCGGCAGCGCAACATCCTGCTATGCCCGAGCGCGATGCAGACCTACCCCGGGAAGGTGGCCCGGCGTACCTATGCGATGAATGTCGCAGGAGGCGCAGGCAATACGCCACAAAAGCTCGCCCGCTTCACCAAACCGTCCACGACCGCCCTCGTGGTCGATGCCCGCGCGGTCGGCACTGCCGGAGACAGCAGCTCGACCTTTGGCCTCAGTGACATCAACACCACCCCTGAGTGGCGCCACCAGGGCGCGCTCAACGTCCTCTTCGTCGATGGCCATTGCCAGACCATGCCCGCCAGCGCGAAGACGGACTTCCAGCGCTACGTCCAGAACTTCGCACCCTAAAAGCACTTTTCACCGACGCAAAGCATTCATGAATACTCTCATCCAGCAACCCCGCTCCCCCGAGCCCGCCACCACATCCGACCGCAGCGCAAAGGCAACCCGGAGGTTTGCGTATGTCGGCACTGGCGGACGGGTAAAAATGTTCCTCGATCCCGTAGCTGAGAGCTATCGCGAGGAGGCTGAGATCGTGGCCCTCTGCGACCTGAGCCTGACAAGGGCGCGTTTTCACAACCGCCGCCTGCAGGAGCGATTTGGCTACCACCCGGTGCCGGTCTATCACTCCTCCGACTTTGGGAAGATGTTGCAAGAGACGACGCCTGACGAAGTCGTGGTGTGCACGATCGACCGTGAACACGACCGATATATCATCGAAGCGCTTGAGGCAGGTTGCGATGTGGTAACGGAGAAACCCATGACCATCGATGCGGAGCGTTGCCGTCGCATCCTCGATGCGGTCGAGCGCACAGGACGGACTGTCCGGGTGGCATTCAATTACCGCTGGGCTCCGGGAGCCACCAAGGTCAAGGAGATCCTCGCCTCGGGAGTGATCGGCCGTATCAGGCAGGTGACCATGGAGTATTTTCTCAATACCAGCCATGGCGCGGATTACTTCCGGAGATGGCATGCGAACAAATCGGACTCCGGCGGCCTGCTCGTGCACAAGTCAACCCACCACTTTGACCTGATCAACTGGTGGATCGACAGCATCCCGGAAAGCGTATTTGCCCGGGGAGGGCTCTGTTTTTACGGCTACGACAATGCGGTGGCCCGGGGCGATGCCGCGCTCACCCGTTATCCGCGGTACTTCGGTCACGACACAAAGGGAGACCCCTTTGCCTACACCTATGGTGACTCCATGGTGGAGGATTCCACCTATGAGGAGGGCCTCTATCTGCAGGCCGAGGCCGAAACCGGCTACGTGCGAGATCAAAATGTGTTCCGCAAAGGGATCTCGATCGAGGACGTGATGAATGTCATGGTGCGTTACCGCTCGGGCGCACTGCTCAACTATACGCTCAATGCTTTCAGCCCCCAGGAGGGCTACCGGGTCACCTTCTCTGGTGACGGAGGCCGTATCGAGTACGAGGAGGACCACGGCGCTCACATCCTCGATGCCGAGGGACGCCGTGTGCCGGTAAACGAGCACTCCCACGGCGGGCCTCACCGGCTTCGTGTCTTTCCCCACTTCCGACCCTCCTACAGCATCCCAGTCTCCGCAGGTACAGGGGGACACGGCGGTGGCGACTGCCTGCTCCAAGAGCAGATCTTTGCCGCCCACCCGCCAATCGATCCCTTTGGCCGCTCAGCCGGGCACCTTCAAGGCACTGCCTCGATCCTGGTTGGCATCGCTGCCAACCGGAGCATGGAACATGGCGGAGAGGTCATCATCCGTGACCTGGTCGATCTGACCCCATGCGCACTGCGCCTATCCGAGCTAGACACCGTGCAGAGCGAGACACCGGCAAGTTGAGGAATAAAGGAACCTCACCCTGGATGAACGGGAGGGGAGGTCTTGGGTTTACCGGGGCTTATCAACCCGAAAAGCGAGGTTTCCTTCAGAACCGCTGGACAGCCATTGCCTCATCTGGTGCCGGAGGTCATTCTCCGACATCACCCGGCCAGCTTTTACTCCCTCCAGGGCTGCATCCAGCCCGGCGAGAAACTGGATTTCCTCAATGATTTCCCGGATCGTGACGTCCTCGGGAAGCTTCGCCACGAGCTCAAGCACCATTTCGCGATCAGTCATGAGGCTCTGATAATAGCGCAGGGGGCCAAAGGCAACCGGAACGATTCCCCGGCGCAACGGTGCGGTTTCGCATTGCGCTCGGGGCTGTCTTTGGCAAGGCTCGATGAGTGCTCGAACTCAGAGACGTTACCCTCTTCATAGAACAGGGCGGCGATGTGAAGCCGCTCCTCTCCGATGTCAGCGCGAAATATCCTCGCGGGCATTTCGGCGCGATCATCGGACCCTCGGGCTGCGGAAAAAGCACGCTGCTCAAGGTCATCACGGGCGTGGCCCATGGCGAGGAGGAGGGAGAGGTGCATTGGGATGGCCGCAACCTCATGCTTCATGATTTTGCACCATCCGAGATCGGGTTCGTTCCACAGTTCAGCATCGCGCATGAGGAACTGACCGTACGCGAGTGTGTGGCATACGCGATGCGGCTGCGAGTTCGCGGCATGCACGCCGAGGCGCTGCGCGAAGCCGTGGAACGCATCCTGGATGAAGTCAATATGACGGAGTTCGCCGATCGTCTGGTGCAAGTGCTGTCAGGCGGGCAGAAGCGCCGGCTGGCACTGGCGATGGAGCTGACGAGCAAACCGCCGATCCTGCTTTGCGACGAGGTGACGAGCGGACTCGATCCGCAGTCGGAGGATGAAATCGTGAGCCTGCTGCACGGTCTTTCCCGATCCGATGGACGCGTCGTTCTCTCTGTCACACACAGCCTGCGGCACCTGAGCTACTACGATTCCGTGCTTGTGCTTTACAAGGGCGTGGTGGCCTATCAGG of the Terrimicrobium sacchariphilum genome contains:
- a CDS encoding right-handed parallel beta-helix repeat-containing protein; this translates as MKKPLTFILLLALSGACVSADEAFDLKAALATMQRKGEKSLKVPAGTYRLPEAGLALSGLTDVTLDLSGVTLIATSFDRPALNLMDCRNVTIKGLTVDYDPLPFTQGSVTAVNREARTVEFAVHEGYPSLTSEYLVTRFHLFEKQEHRWKKDAPDYYVSRTERIDDRHGRFVFGPDSPGLDRIEVGDRVALNIREAPAISISSGTSGTVMEDCTIHASPGLGVIIRFAEDSGTYRRLKILPGPRPAGATEPRLLSTCADGLNAAYTRKGPVLEDCEFAYMGDDSLNVHGTILPVLEVYEDGSFLSVRPQKGEVFDLVVKPDDDLHFLQAPTYAITGRSKIASFERVAGDSDQWRAQARKIWPTFGSKGEMTFFRVRLQSPSGEAKPGMFFEIPATAAGGYVVRDCYFHDHRARGLRLMGGDGLVENNRFERIKGVAISIGPSFAFWREAGWCRNVTIRKNEIHDVGEGTNLRLPDSYTVGAISVIARVDPTPGGRIDYFPGNEDILIEGNTIDGSSVGAIQICAAKNTTVKDNIIRNVCLAHATDAGREYGLLSGRPIDVTQAEVELENNQLPPTQP
- a CDS encoding Gfo/Idh/MocA family protein; this translates as MNTLIQQPRSPEPATTSDRSAKATRRFAYVGTGGRVKMFLDPVAESYREEAEIVALCDLSLTRARFHNRRLQERFGYHPVPVYHSSDFGKMLQETTPDEVVVCTIDREHDRYIIEALEAGCDVVTEKPMTIDAERCRRILDAVERTGRTVRVAFNYRWAPGATKVKEILASGVIGRIRQVTMEYFLNTSHGADYFRRWHANKSDSGGLLVHKSTHHFDLINWWIDSIPESVFARGGLCFYGYDNAVARGDAALTRYPRYFGHDTKGDPFAYTYGDSMVEDSTYEEGLYLQAEAETGYVRDQNVFRKGISIEDVMNVMVRYRSGALLNYTLNAFSPQEGYRVTFSGDGGRIEYEEDHGAHILDAEGRRVPVNEHSHGGPHRLRVFPHFRPSYSIPVSAGTGGHGGGDCLLQEQIFAAHPPIDPFGRSAGHLQGTASILVGIAANRSMEHGGEVIIRDLVDLTPCALRLSELDTVQSETPAS
- a CDS encoding LacI family DNA-binding transcriptional regulator → MKRPSSPAKSPGEIQSISDFATYLGLSYCTVSRALNGHPMVKAETRERILREMDAIGFRPNPFARSLRGQGLGLIGICVVGVNAPILSTKIFHLQKFLRDHNLRGLLEIAEDTQESELRVIEDFVRIRTEGIVLIYSCLPAATTRDSFTEIPFVHVDPQDMRQVPSVALDRPKAMTRLFDHLFELGHRRFALMGVSRKDRWRGPALERRAQEVGLDPDCCFEELPKFTKDSSISQGRALVERYLRNNPDPATAFIALDDVTAIGVTEGIRRLGYRVPEDFSVTGFDHLEIGQELTPSLTTIEQESQEMMDAVGKLLLQEISNKRSAPSLHLVEPRIVLGQSTGPVRSHRLHSLT
- a CDS encoding prepilin-type N-terminal cleavage/methylation domain-containing protein, yielding MKTHFLRRAWSRSGFTLIELLVTISIIGVLATLILGASTAARKRADTAVCLSNLRQQSAVFAIYAAENDGSLPAALGNVDPYNSGTLVSWMMVVQYYAQMNFPKDRQRNILLCPSAMQTYPGKVARRTYAMNVAGGAGNTPQKLARFTKPSTTALVVDARAVGTAGDSSSTFGLSDINTTPEWRHQGALNVLFVDGHCQTMPASAKTDFQRYVQNFAP
- a CDS encoding PEP-CTERM sorting domain-containing protein yields the protein MKIPHLLLLLSATLLTVTTTPAAVVVTTSTSLPSDVVFSNVATSTNTTISWYNTVNSTEREIAQSFQATSSFTLDSITMLLNDSGSAVGNGSGTGTTNTQGATFTVTIYSSTTNRFDLSSTIQMVSSQTGTLPTTGFTGANVRGNYITFDLGSNVALTSGLYYAFAFSFPTAATDRSLQFVVNGNTLSTTGYAYTFTNSASSPGSWTANGGNDYAFYLSAVPEPGAFALAGLGMLLLLIRRRRSMVH